One Cervus canadensis isolate Bull #8, Minnesota chromosome 12, ASM1932006v1, whole genome shotgun sequence DNA window includes the following coding sequences:
- the MROH6 gene encoding maestro heat-like repeat-containing protein family member 6 isoform X1, giving the protein MHTCQDSMPSRVGGQVKDSPPCHQPCAPPPADHLSPRDLAWPFPRAQWAEPDPRHSGCRQPGQEGPPKAPGRYHTWRHLCMTPHSLPTHTHTRVHAHAHATTPVPGPACLGPASRSGLGTTSWEDQQQEPAPGAPQQVSRRAVCGAGEVTEERAGRGQKGSVEGGRAWERQGGSTAPPPHPQTPWSSWEEGALADLAVYTATCLEEAGFVGTQATALTLSSALEARGHRLEDQVLGLVRGLLAQVPHLAEGRPRRAALRVLSALALEHSRDVVSALLRCSPAPNRAATELWRSLSRNQRVNGQVLVQLLWALKGSAGTQLEALAATRALGEMLAVSGCVGATRGFYPHLLLVLVTQLHKLAWDAHPPDTPKVWAPSHRGPPHSHASCTVEALKALLTGDGGRMVVTCMEQAGGWRRLVGARTHLEGVLLLASALVAHADHHLRGLFADLLPRLRSTDDAQRLTAMAFFTGLLQSRPTARLLREEVILERLRAWQGDPEPTVRWLGLLGLGHLALNCGKVRHATTLLPALLGALSEGDPRLVDAALGALQRVLLRPRAPVRLLSVELRPRLPPLLDDARDSVRASAVGLLGTLVRRGRGGLRVGLRRPLRKLVLQSLVPLLLRLHDPSPDTAESAEWTLACCDQALPWGLLEEVGTEAHYHSPEALSRICHRLVSWGVGENDGVRSAAHLVQYTPRPLPPRLRLLTFPVKVVARQGLRGPWALASPLRPPLHAELALPSQEPFCPQVQWYPSHVPSFLSQTQGYLRSPQSPLRLAATLLTGFLVHHSSPSHVNQDLLDSLFQDLGRLQSDPETAVAEAARVSGQQVALLARVQLPAGPAPAHLRRQPVSALQPPRPLGLLRSRLS; this is encoded by the exons ATGCACACGTGCCAGGATTCCATGCCCAGCAGGGTTGGAGGTCAGGTCAAGGATTCTCCTCCCTGCCACCAGCCCTGTGCCCCTCCCCCGGCAGATCATCTGTCCCCCAGGGACCTCGCTTGGCCCTTTCCTAGGGCCCAGTGGGCAGAACCGGACCCCAGACACTCAGGCTGCAGGCAGCCTGGGCAGGAGGGCCCCCCTAAAGCTCCTGGCAGGTACCACACCTGGAGACACCTCTGTATgactccccactccctccccacacacacacatacacgcgtGCATGCGCACGCGCACGCCACCACACCTGTCCCTGGTCCCGCCTGCCTGGGGCCTGCTTCTAGGTCAGGCCTGGGCACGACTTCCTGGGAGGACCAACAACAG gaacCAGCCCCAGGGGCGCCCCAGCAGGTAAGCCGGAGGGCTGTCTGTGGGGCAGGGGAGGTAACCGAGGAGAGAGCGGGGAGAGGGCAGAAAGGCtctgtggagggagggagagcgtGGGAGAGGCAAGGGGGCTccacagcccccccaccccatccccagacACCCTGGAGCTCCTGGGAGGAGGGGGCCCTCGCAGACCTGGCCGTGTACACCGCCACCTGCCTGGAAGAGGCTGGCTTTGTGGGAACCCAGGCGACAGCGCTCACCCTGTCCTCAGCCCTGGAGGCTCGGGGGCACAGGCTGGAGGACCAG GTGCTTGGGCTTGTGCGGGGGCTGCTGGCGCAGGTGCCCCACCTGGCGGAGGGGCGGCCCCGGCGGGCGGCCCTGCGGGTGCTGAGCGCACTGGCCTTGGAGCACTCCCGGGACGTGGTGTCCGCGCTGCTGCGCTGCTCACCGGCCCCAAACCG GGCGGCCACCGAGCTCTGGCGCAGCCTGAGCCGGAACCAGCGTGTGAATGGACAGGTGCTGGTGCAGTTGCTGTGGGCGCTAAAGGGCTCAGCCGGAACCCAGCTGGAGGCGCTGGCG GCCACTCGTGCCCTTGGGGAGATGCTGGCTGTGTCCGGCTGTGTGGGTGCCACCCGAGGCTTCTACCCGCACCTTCTCCTGGTGCTGGTCACTCAGCTCCACAAGCTGGCCTGGGATGCACACCCCCCCGACACACCCAAGGTTTGGGCCCCATCTCATCGAGGGCCACCGCACAGTCACGCCAG CTGCACTGTGGAGGCCTTGAAGGCCCTGCTCACTGGGGATGGAGGCCGCATGGTGGTAACGTGCATGGAgcaggctggaggctggaggagactggtgggagCCCGCACCCACCTGGAGGGTGTCCTGCTGCTGGCCAG TGCCCTGGTGGCCCACGCTGACCACCACCTGCGAGGCCTGTTTGCGGACCTGCTGCCGCGGCTGCGCAGCACGGACGACGCACAGCGCCTGACGGCCATGGCCTTCTTCACTGGG CTGTTGCAGAGCCGGCCCACCGCGCGGCTCCTGCGGGAGGAGGTGATCCTGGAACGGCTCCGCGCCTGGCAGGGCGACCCTGAGCCCACCGTGCGCTGGCTGGGCCTGCTGGGCCTCGGCCACCTGGCGCTGAACTGCGGGAAG GTGCGCCACGCGACCACGCTGCTGCCCGCGCTTCTGGGCGCGCTGAGCGAGGGTGACCCGCGGCTCGTGGACGCCGCGCTGGGGGCGCTGCAGAGGGTCCTGCTGCGGCCGCGGGCGCCGGTGCGGCTCCTGAGCGTGGAGTTGCGGCCCCGCCTCCCGCCACTCCTGGACGAC GCCCGGGACTCGGTCCGCGCCTCCGCAGTCGGGCTGCTCGGGACGCTGGTGCGGCGCGGCCGGGGCGGACTCCGGGTGGGGCTCCGCCGCCCCCTGCGGAAGCTGGTGCTGCAGAGTCTCGTTCCGCTGCTGTTGCGTCTGCACGACCCCAGCCCGGACACCGCTGAG AGTGCAGAATGGACGCTGGCCTGCTGTGaccaggccctgccctggggccTGCTGGAGGAGGTGGGCACGGAGGCCCACTACCACAGCCCTGAGGCCCTAAGCCGCATCTGCCACCGCCTGGTCAGTTGGGGGGTCGGTGAGAATGACGGGGTGCGGTCAGCTGCCCACTTGGTCCAGTATACACCACGGCCACTCCCCCCCAGACTGAGACTCCTCACCTTTCCGGTCAAGGTGGTGGCTCGTCAAGGCCTCAGAGGCCCTTGGGCCCTGGCCTCACCTCTGAGGCCTCCGCTCCACGCAGAGCTGGCCCTCCCGTCCCAGGAGCCCTTCTGTCCCCAGGTCCAGTGGTACCCGAGTCACGTGCCCAGCTTCCTGAGTCAGACCCAGGGCTACCTGCGGAGCCCTCAGAGCCCCCTGCGCTTGGCGGCCACCCTACTCACAG gcttcctggtccatcactCCAGCCCCAGCCACGTCAACCAGGACCTGCTGGACTCTCTGTTCCAGG ACTTGGGGAGGCTGCAGAGCGACCCTGAGACTGCTGTGGCGGAGGCAGCACGCGTGTCTGGCCAGCAGGTGGCGCTGCTGGCCCGCGTG CAGCTGCCTGCCGGCCCGGCCCCCGCCCATCTACGCCGACAGCCCGTTTCAGCACTGCAGCCTCCCCGGCCGCTGGGGCTGCTCAGGTCCAGGCTGAGCTGA
- the MROH6 gene encoding maestro heat-like repeat-containing protein family member 6 isoform X7 produces MARGVWGPARGAPVGALTLTALAEGIRASRGQPWGPPAPGPRPQPEPEPAAGEPGRAATAPTAGGEPLSPPPPQEPAPGAPQQTPWSSWEEGALADLAVYTATCLEEAGFVGTQATALTLSSALEARGHRLEDQVLGLVRGLLAQVPHLAEGRPRRAALRVLSALALEHSRDVVSALLRCSPAPNRAATELWRSLSRNQRVNGQVLVQLLWALKGSAGTQLEALAATRALGEMLAVSGCVGATRGFYPHLLLVLVTQLHKLAWDAHPPDTPKVWAPSHRGPPHSHASCTVEALKALLTGDGGRMVVTCMEQAGGWRRLVGARTHLEGVLLLASALVAHADHHLRGLFADLLPRLRSTDDAQRLTAMAFFTGLLQSRPTARLLREEVILERLRAWQGDPEPTVRWLGLLGLGHLALNCGKVRHATTLLPALLGALSEGDPRLVDAALGALQRVLLRPRAPVRLLSVELRPRLPPLLDDARDSVRASAVGLLGTLVRRGRGGLRVGLRRPLRKLVLQSLVPLLLRLHDPSPDTAESAEWTLACCDQALPWGLLEEVGTEAHYHSPEALSRICHRLVSWGVGENDGVRSAAHLVQYTPRPLPPRLRLLTFPVKVVARQGLRGPWALASPLRPPLHAELALPSQEPFCPQVQWYPSHVPSFLSQTQGYLRSPQSPLRLAATLLTGFLVHHSSPSHVNQDLLDSLFQDLGRLQSDPETAVAEAARVSGQQVALLARVQLPAGPAPAHLRRQPVSALQPPRPLGLLRSRLS; encoded by the exons ATGGCTAGGGGCGTGTGGGGCCCAGCCCGTGGGGCCCCCGTGGGGGCCCTGACCCTGACAGCCCTGGCTGAAGGGATCCGGGCCAGCCGGGGGCAGCCCTGGGgaccccctgccccaggccctcGGCCCCAGCCTGAGCCTGAACCTGCAGCAGGGGAGCCCGGGAGGGCAGCCACCGCCCCCACGGCTGGTGGTgagcccctctccccgccccctccccaggaacCAGCCCCAGGGGCGCCCCAGCAG acACCCTGGAGCTCCTGGGAGGAGGGGGCCCTCGCAGACCTGGCCGTGTACACCGCCACCTGCCTGGAAGAGGCTGGCTTTGTGGGAACCCAGGCGACAGCGCTCACCCTGTCCTCAGCCCTGGAGGCTCGGGGGCACAGGCTGGAGGACCAG GTGCTTGGGCTTGTGCGGGGGCTGCTGGCGCAGGTGCCCCACCTGGCGGAGGGGCGGCCCCGGCGGGCGGCCCTGCGGGTGCTGAGCGCACTGGCCTTGGAGCACTCCCGGGACGTGGTGTCCGCGCTGCTGCGCTGCTCACCGGCCCCAAACCG GGCGGCCACCGAGCTCTGGCGCAGCCTGAGCCGGAACCAGCGTGTGAATGGACAGGTGCTGGTGCAGTTGCTGTGGGCGCTAAAGGGCTCAGCCGGAACCCAGCTGGAGGCGCTGGCG GCCACTCGTGCCCTTGGGGAGATGCTGGCTGTGTCCGGCTGTGTGGGTGCCACCCGAGGCTTCTACCCGCACCTTCTCCTGGTGCTGGTCACTCAGCTCCACAAGCTGGCCTGGGATGCACACCCCCCCGACACACCCAAGGTTTGGGCCCCATCTCATCGAGGGCCACCGCACAGTCACGCCAG CTGCACTGTGGAGGCCTTGAAGGCCCTGCTCACTGGGGATGGAGGCCGCATGGTGGTAACGTGCATGGAgcaggctggaggctggaggagactggtgggagCCCGCACCCACCTGGAGGGTGTCCTGCTGCTGGCCAG TGCCCTGGTGGCCCACGCTGACCACCACCTGCGAGGCCTGTTTGCGGACCTGCTGCCGCGGCTGCGCAGCACGGACGACGCACAGCGCCTGACGGCCATGGCCTTCTTCACTGGG CTGTTGCAGAGCCGGCCCACCGCGCGGCTCCTGCGGGAGGAGGTGATCCTGGAACGGCTCCGCGCCTGGCAGGGCGACCCTGAGCCCACCGTGCGCTGGCTGGGCCTGCTGGGCCTCGGCCACCTGGCGCTGAACTGCGGGAAG GTGCGCCACGCGACCACGCTGCTGCCCGCGCTTCTGGGCGCGCTGAGCGAGGGTGACCCGCGGCTCGTGGACGCCGCGCTGGGGGCGCTGCAGAGGGTCCTGCTGCGGCCGCGGGCGCCGGTGCGGCTCCTGAGCGTGGAGTTGCGGCCCCGCCTCCCGCCACTCCTGGACGAC GCCCGGGACTCGGTCCGCGCCTCCGCAGTCGGGCTGCTCGGGACGCTGGTGCGGCGCGGCCGGGGCGGACTCCGGGTGGGGCTCCGCCGCCCCCTGCGGAAGCTGGTGCTGCAGAGTCTCGTTCCGCTGCTGTTGCGTCTGCACGACCCCAGCCCGGACACCGCTGAG AGTGCAGAATGGACGCTGGCCTGCTGTGaccaggccctgccctggggccTGCTGGAGGAGGTGGGCACGGAGGCCCACTACCACAGCCCTGAGGCCCTAAGCCGCATCTGCCACCGCCTGGTCAGTTGGGGGGTCGGTGAGAATGACGGGGTGCGGTCAGCTGCCCACTTGGTCCAGTATACACCACGGCCACTCCCCCCCAGACTGAGACTCCTCACCTTTCCGGTCAAGGTGGTGGCTCGTCAAGGCCTCAGAGGCCCTTGGGCCCTGGCCTCACCTCTGAGGCCTCCGCTCCACGCAGAGCTGGCCCTCCCGTCCCAGGAGCCCTTCTGTCCCCAGGTCCAGTGGTACCCGAGTCACGTGCCCAGCTTCCTGAGTCAGACCCAGGGCTACCTGCGGAGCCCTCAGAGCCCCCTGCGCTTGGCGGCCACCCTACTCACAG gcttcctggtccatcactCCAGCCCCAGCCACGTCAACCAGGACCTGCTGGACTCTCTGTTCCAGG ACTTGGGGAGGCTGCAGAGCGACCCTGAGACTGCTGTGGCGGAGGCAGCACGCGTGTCTGGCCAGCAGGTGGCGCTGCTGGCCCGCGTG CAGCTGCCTGCCGGCCCGGCCCCCGCCCATCTACGCCGACAGCCCGTTTCAGCACTGCAGCCTCCCCGGCCGCTGGGGCTGCTCAGGTCCAGGCTGAGCTGA
- the MROH6 gene encoding maestro heat-like repeat-containing protein family member 6 isoform X4, with protein sequence MARGVWGPARGAPVGALTLTALAEGIRASRGQPWGPPAPGPRPQPEPEPAAGEPGRAATAPTAGGEPLSPPPPQEPAPGAPQQVSRRAVCGAGEVTEERAGRGQKGSVEGGRAWERQGGSTAPPPHPQTPWSSWEEGALADLAVYTATCLEEAGFVGTQATALTLSSALEARGHRLEDQVLGLVRGLLAQVPHLAEGRPRRAALRVLSALALEHSRDVVSALLRCSPAPNRAATELWRSLSRNQRVNGQVLVQLLWALKGSAGTQLEALAATRALGEMLAVSGCVGATRGFYPHLLLVLVTQLHKLAWDAHPPDTPKVWAPSHRGPPHSHASCTVEALKALLTGDGGRMVVTCMEQAGGWRRLVGARTHLEGVLLLASALVAHADHHLRGLFADLLPRLRSTDDAQRLTAMAFFTGLLQSRPTARLLREEVILERLRAWQGDPEPTVRWLGLLGLGHLALNCGKVRHATTLLPALLGALSEGDPRLVDAALGALQRVLLRPRAPVRLLSVELRPRLPPLLDDARDSVRASAVGLLGTLVRRGRGGLRVGLRRPLRKLVLQSLVPLLLRLHDPSPDTAESAEWTLACCDQALPWGLLEEVGTEAHYHSPEALSRICHRLVSWGVGENDGVRSAAHLVQYTPRPLPPRLRLLTFPVKVVARQGLRGPWALASPLRPPLHAELALPSQEPFCPQVQWYPSHVPSFLSQTQGYLRSPQSPLRLAATLLTGFLVHHSSPSHVNQDLLDSLFQDLGRLQSDPETAVAEAARVSGQQVALLARVQLPAGPAPAHLRRQPVSALQPPRPLGLLRSRLS encoded by the exons ATGGCTAGGGGCGTGTGGGGCCCAGCCCGTGGGGCCCCCGTGGGGGCCCTGACCCTGACAGCCCTGGCTGAAGGGATCCGGGCCAGCCGGGGGCAGCCCTGGGgaccccctgccccaggccctcGGCCCCAGCCTGAGCCTGAACCTGCAGCAGGGGAGCCCGGGAGGGCAGCCACCGCCCCCACGGCTGGTGGTgagcccctctccccgccccctccccaggaacCAGCCCCAGGGGCGCCCCAGCAGGTAAGCCGGAGGGCTGTCTGTGGGGCAGGGGAGGTAACCGAGGAGAGAGCGGGGAGAGGGCAGAAAGGCtctgtggagggagggagagcgtGGGAGAGGCAAGGGGGCTccacagcccccccaccccatccccagacACCCTGGAGCTCCTGGGAGGAGGGGGCCCTCGCAGACCTGGCCGTGTACACCGCCACCTGCCTGGAAGAGGCTGGCTTTGTGGGAACCCAGGCGACAGCGCTCACCCTGTCCTCAGCCCTGGAGGCTCGGGGGCACAGGCTGGAGGACCAG GTGCTTGGGCTTGTGCGGGGGCTGCTGGCGCAGGTGCCCCACCTGGCGGAGGGGCGGCCCCGGCGGGCGGCCCTGCGGGTGCTGAGCGCACTGGCCTTGGAGCACTCCCGGGACGTGGTGTCCGCGCTGCTGCGCTGCTCACCGGCCCCAAACCG GGCGGCCACCGAGCTCTGGCGCAGCCTGAGCCGGAACCAGCGTGTGAATGGACAGGTGCTGGTGCAGTTGCTGTGGGCGCTAAAGGGCTCAGCCGGAACCCAGCTGGAGGCGCTGGCG GCCACTCGTGCCCTTGGGGAGATGCTGGCTGTGTCCGGCTGTGTGGGTGCCACCCGAGGCTTCTACCCGCACCTTCTCCTGGTGCTGGTCACTCAGCTCCACAAGCTGGCCTGGGATGCACACCCCCCCGACACACCCAAGGTTTGGGCCCCATCTCATCGAGGGCCACCGCACAGTCACGCCAG CTGCACTGTGGAGGCCTTGAAGGCCCTGCTCACTGGGGATGGAGGCCGCATGGTGGTAACGTGCATGGAgcaggctggaggctggaggagactggtgggagCCCGCACCCACCTGGAGGGTGTCCTGCTGCTGGCCAG TGCCCTGGTGGCCCACGCTGACCACCACCTGCGAGGCCTGTTTGCGGACCTGCTGCCGCGGCTGCGCAGCACGGACGACGCACAGCGCCTGACGGCCATGGCCTTCTTCACTGGG CTGTTGCAGAGCCGGCCCACCGCGCGGCTCCTGCGGGAGGAGGTGATCCTGGAACGGCTCCGCGCCTGGCAGGGCGACCCTGAGCCCACCGTGCGCTGGCTGGGCCTGCTGGGCCTCGGCCACCTGGCGCTGAACTGCGGGAAG GTGCGCCACGCGACCACGCTGCTGCCCGCGCTTCTGGGCGCGCTGAGCGAGGGTGACCCGCGGCTCGTGGACGCCGCGCTGGGGGCGCTGCAGAGGGTCCTGCTGCGGCCGCGGGCGCCGGTGCGGCTCCTGAGCGTGGAGTTGCGGCCCCGCCTCCCGCCACTCCTGGACGAC GCCCGGGACTCGGTCCGCGCCTCCGCAGTCGGGCTGCTCGGGACGCTGGTGCGGCGCGGCCGGGGCGGACTCCGGGTGGGGCTCCGCCGCCCCCTGCGGAAGCTGGTGCTGCAGAGTCTCGTTCCGCTGCTGTTGCGTCTGCACGACCCCAGCCCGGACACCGCTGAG AGTGCAGAATGGACGCTGGCCTGCTGTGaccaggccctgccctggggccTGCTGGAGGAGGTGGGCACGGAGGCCCACTACCACAGCCCTGAGGCCCTAAGCCGCATCTGCCACCGCCTGGTCAGTTGGGGGGTCGGTGAGAATGACGGGGTGCGGTCAGCTGCCCACTTGGTCCAGTATACACCACGGCCACTCCCCCCCAGACTGAGACTCCTCACCTTTCCGGTCAAGGTGGTGGCTCGTCAAGGCCTCAGAGGCCCTTGGGCCCTGGCCTCACCTCTGAGGCCTCCGCTCCACGCAGAGCTGGCCCTCCCGTCCCAGGAGCCCTTCTGTCCCCAGGTCCAGTGGTACCCGAGTCACGTGCCCAGCTTCCTGAGTCAGACCCAGGGCTACCTGCGGAGCCCTCAGAGCCCCCTGCGCTTGGCGGCCACCCTACTCACAG gcttcctggtccatcactCCAGCCCCAGCCACGTCAACCAGGACCTGCTGGACTCTCTGTTCCAGG ACTTGGGGAGGCTGCAGAGCGACCCTGAGACTGCTGTGGCGGAGGCAGCACGCGTGTCTGGCCAGCAGGTGGCGCTGCTGGCCCGCGTG CAGCTGCCTGCCGGCCCGGCCCCCGCCCATCTACGCCGACAGCCCGTTTCAGCACTGCAGCCTCCCCGGCCGCTGGGGCTGCTCAGGTCCAGGCTGAGCTGA
- the MROH6 gene encoding maestro heat-like repeat-containing protein family member 6 isoform X8: protein MARGVWGPARGAPVGALTLTALAEGIRASRGQPWGPPAPGPRPQPEPEPAAGEPGRAATAPTAGGEPLSPPPPQEPAPGAPQQTPWSSWEEGALADLAVYTATCLEEAGFVGTQATALTLSSALEARGHRLEDQVLGLVRGLLAQVPHLAEGRPRRAALRVLSALALEHSRDVVSALLRCSPAPNRAATELWRSLSRNQRVNGQVLVQLLWALKGSAGTQLEALAATRALGEMLAVSGCVGATRGFYPHLLLVLVTQLHKLAWDAHPPDTPKVWAPSHRGPPHSHASCTVEALKALLTGDGGRMVVTCMEQAGGWRRLVGARTHLEGVLLLASALVAHADHHLRGLFADLLPRLRSTDDAQRLTAMAFFTGLLQSRPTARLLREEVILERLRAWQGDPEPTVRWLGLLGLGHLALNCGKVRHATTLLPALLGALSEGDPRLVDAALGALQRVLLRPRAPVRLLSVELRPRLPPLLDDARDSVRASAVGLLGTLVRRGRGGLRVGLRRPLRKLVLQSLVPLLLRLHDPSPDTAESAEWTLACCDQALPWGLLEEVGTEAHYHSPEALSRICHRLVQWYPSHVPSFLSQTQGYLRSPQSPLRLAATLLTGFLVHHSSPSHVNQDLLDSLFQDLGRLQSDPETAVAEAARVSGQQVALLARVQPQPCGWRLLRPGRPSCLPARPPPIYADSPFQHCSLPGRWGCSGPG from the exons ATGGCTAGGGGCGTGTGGGGCCCAGCCCGTGGGGCCCCCGTGGGGGCCCTGACCCTGACAGCCCTGGCTGAAGGGATCCGGGCCAGCCGGGGGCAGCCCTGGGgaccccctgccccaggccctcGGCCCCAGCCTGAGCCTGAACCTGCAGCAGGGGAGCCCGGGAGGGCAGCCACCGCCCCCACGGCTGGTGGTgagcccctctccccgccccctccccaggaacCAGCCCCAGGGGCGCCCCAGCAG acACCCTGGAGCTCCTGGGAGGAGGGGGCCCTCGCAGACCTGGCCGTGTACACCGCCACCTGCCTGGAAGAGGCTGGCTTTGTGGGAACCCAGGCGACAGCGCTCACCCTGTCCTCAGCCCTGGAGGCTCGGGGGCACAGGCTGGAGGACCAG GTGCTTGGGCTTGTGCGGGGGCTGCTGGCGCAGGTGCCCCACCTGGCGGAGGGGCGGCCCCGGCGGGCGGCCCTGCGGGTGCTGAGCGCACTGGCCTTGGAGCACTCCCGGGACGTGGTGTCCGCGCTGCTGCGCTGCTCACCGGCCCCAAACCG GGCGGCCACCGAGCTCTGGCGCAGCCTGAGCCGGAACCAGCGTGTGAATGGACAGGTGCTGGTGCAGTTGCTGTGGGCGCTAAAGGGCTCAGCCGGAACCCAGCTGGAGGCGCTGGCG GCCACTCGTGCCCTTGGGGAGATGCTGGCTGTGTCCGGCTGTGTGGGTGCCACCCGAGGCTTCTACCCGCACCTTCTCCTGGTGCTGGTCACTCAGCTCCACAAGCTGGCCTGGGATGCACACCCCCCCGACACACCCAAGGTTTGGGCCCCATCTCATCGAGGGCCACCGCACAGTCACGCCAG CTGCACTGTGGAGGCCTTGAAGGCCCTGCTCACTGGGGATGGAGGCCGCATGGTGGTAACGTGCATGGAgcaggctggaggctggaggagactggtgggagCCCGCACCCACCTGGAGGGTGTCCTGCTGCTGGCCAG TGCCCTGGTGGCCCACGCTGACCACCACCTGCGAGGCCTGTTTGCGGACCTGCTGCCGCGGCTGCGCAGCACGGACGACGCACAGCGCCTGACGGCCATGGCCTTCTTCACTGGG CTGTTGCAGAGCCGGCCCACCGCGCGGCTCCTGCGGGAGGAGGTGATCCTGGAACGGCTCCGCGCCTGGCAGGGCGACCCTGAGCCCACCGTGCGCTGGCTGGGCCTGCTGGGCCTCGGCCACCTGGCGCTGAACTGCGGGAAG GTGCGCCACGCGACCACGCTGCTGCCCGCGCTTCTGGGCGCGCTGAGCGAGGGTGACCCGCGGCTCGTGGACGCCGCGCTGGGGGCGCTGCAGAGGGTCCTGCTGCGGCCGCGGGCGCCGGTGCGGCTCCTGAGCGTGGAGTTGCGGCCCCGCCTCCCGCCACTCCTGGACGAC GCCCGGGACTCGGTCCGCGCCTCCGCAGTCGGGCTGCTCGGGACGCTGGTGCGGCGCGGCCGGGGCGGACTCCGGGTGGGGCTCCGCCGCCCCCTGCGGAAGCTGGTGCTGCAGAGTCTCGTTCCGCTGCTGTTGCGTCTGCACGACCCCAGCCCGGACACCGCTGAG AGTGCAGAATGGACGCTGGCCTGCTGTGaccaggccctgccctggggccTGCTGGAGGAGGTGGGCACGGAGGCCCACTACCACAGCCCTGAGGCCCTAAGCCGCATCTGCCACCGCCTG GTCCAGTGGTACCCGAGTCACGTGCCCAGCTTCCTGAGTCAGACCCAGGGCTACCTGCGGAGCCCTCAGAGCCCCCTGCGCTTGGCGGCCACCCTACTCACAG gcttcctggtccatcactCCAGCCCCAGCCACGTCAACCAGGACCTGCTGGACTCTCTGTTCCAGG ACTTGGGGAGGCTGCAGAGCGACCCTGAGACTGCTGTGGCGGAGGCAGCACGCGTGTCTGGCCAGCAGGTGGCGCTGCTGGCCCGCGTGCAGCCCCAGCCCTGCGGCTGGCGCCTCCTCCGCCCCGGCCGGCCCAGCTGCCTGCCGGCCCGGCCCCCGCCCATCTACGCCGACAGCCCGTTTCAGCACTGCAGCCTCCCCGGCCGCTGGGGCTGCTCAGGTCCAGGCTGA